DNA sequence from the Deltaproteobacteria bacterium HGW-Deltaproteobacteria-4 genome:
GCACCTCGCAAGACTCCTTACCGGGACGGATAAAGACTTTGCCGAGAAATTCCGCGAAGAGGGGTCGGGCTTCCTGAGCGACGAACAGTCCAAAATTCCAGCCGGCTAACCGGGAGCGTTCCATCCCGAGGAAGCCGGCCGCTGTGAGGCTGGCGGCACGGACGACTCCGGCGCAGTCGAGGGTGACATAGCCGACCGGGGCGAAATCGTAAAGGTCGGTGTAGGTTCCAAGCACCTGTTCGACTTCGTCCCGAGCCTGACGGAGCTCGGCATTTTGTATCTCCAGTTCGAGCTGGTGAACCTGCAACTTGTGCAGGAGTCGCGCTGTCTCATCCCCGGTTTTGGGGAGATCCTCTTTTGTCAGCTGTTTATCGGCGCGACGGAGTTGCACAACCGCAGGCATTTTCCCATTGTCGATGGCCATGGCAACTCTCCCGCACCAATCAGCTTTATGATGTTAATGTTTTCCGCGATGATGGCCACCATGGTCTCCGCCACCAGGACGATAGCCGACTGGTTCTACCCAGATGCACCCCGACAATGTCGAGGCGATCATCAACAGAATGGTGAGTTTAAGTAAAAGTGATTTTTTCATTAGGAAATTTTCCTTTCGGTGTTTGTTGCGGGGAGAAGATGAAGCGGCGGATGTACTGAAATGATAGTTTACAACTAGCGTGCCAGTGCTGTGGCACAGGCATCAATAGCGCAACAATATGATTATAAAGGTAATATTTGAAGCTAGGCGGGGAAGGGGGGAATAGAGTCTGGCAACGGAATCCGCCACACCTGACATAACCGTTATATCTGACGGCTAGCTTGCCATTCGGTGAAAGGTCATGTACACAGTGGGTCAGGCGCACACAACCGCGCAGGCGAAGAGTTTATTCGCCACACTCTTTTTCGTGGAGCCTTTCCCGCAGGCGGGCGTTGATCACCGGCGCCAAAGGAGAGGAGGAGAATGATCACCAGTGGCGCATCGAAATACCAGCCCAGGAAGCTCACCTGCGTTTGCTGGGAATTTTCTACCGCAAAATATGCCATCACCGCCGAAACGACAATGGCTGCTATCAGTGCAAATTTCAAGATCGACCTCCTGAATTTTCACTAAGAATCCGGTTATGAATCGTGCCGCCGGCGGCGAGAGCGCTGGCTTCTTCCCATCGGTGCGGATGGATGAGAACGAGCATAGAGCCCCGCGGAAGTTCCGATGATTGGCCACCTAAGACAGCAAAAAGCATGGCCCCATTCGGGGCCATGCTTGTCACAGACCGTCAGTTCACTATTTAATTTACAAACGGATAAACATCGGTCAACCCGAGGAGGTCGGTAAAGAGCAGGACGAGAAAGATAAAGACCAGAGCGCCGACCAGACCACCGACACCGAAATCAGCCGCAGCCGGCAGGGAATCGATATTCTGCGCCAGCTTCATCACTTCCTGATCGGTCAAACTGTTCACCCGGACTAACGCTTCCTCAGCGGTAACGCCATGGCCCTGCAGGGCGGCGCCGATATCTTCACGGGCCAGAAGCGTGGCGAGACGGGCACGACTGGCGTCCACCTCCTGGGCACTCACCATCGTCGCGCTCTCAACCAGAGCCGCATTGGCGAGGGGAACGGCAATCGTATGGAAGGACATGAGCATGATCAATAGCAGCGCGGTTTTTTGAAAGAAACGGGATAAATACATGGCAAGATCTCCTTGGTTGGGTGATAACAAAATCGCGACGGGTTAAAGCTCTTCACTTAGACGCAGGAAATCAAAGTCTGAAGCCGATAGCGGCTGTCGTAACAAAACCGTCCAGCTCGATATGCTGGCCGCCGAAGGAAGGCTCGGCCCACAAATATTTCCCTTCCAGACCGACAAACAGGTTGTCCTGTAAATTAAAATTTACACCGGCACCGGCGTGTAAGCCGTAGGTAATTTCTGTCGAGCCTTCTACGTCACCGCTGTTGTCATTCACGTCGAGATCGGAGATGTACGCGCCGATTCCGAACAACCCATAAGGCTCGATCCACCCGAGCGGGAGAAGAATCTTCCCGGTGGCGAGGAGCGGCACAACTGTCAGCTTTGTTTCACCGGGTGACGCCAGCGGAGAACCTTCGCTCTCAAAATAGCCGACACCAAATTCAACGGCCAGAATCGGCAGGATGTAGTGACCGACAGCGACCTCGCCGGCAAACCCGCTCTTGCTGTCGATGTGTTCCCGGTCACCGGCATTGAAATTGTCCAGGTCGTAAGATGAACTGGGTGAATAGATGCCGCCCTTGAGCGCCAGATAATTCCCCTCACCGGCTGCCGCTTTTGCCTGAGGGGTGAAGCCGATCAACGCGCCGGCAAGAACAAGAAGTAAAACTGTTGTTTTTTTCATAACGTCTCCTTGAGGTGTGGTTAACTCCCTATTACTCGACGATCATCCGATTCTCTACAGCCTTGACGCCGTTGACGTCGTTCGCAAGTTTCGTCGCCAGATCCATTTCTGCGATGTTGCGAGCCTTGCCCTGCAAAGTCACCACGCCATCCTTCGTTGTGACTTTGGTGTTGAGGGCACTGGTCGAGCGGTGATACAGCAGGGTCATCTTGACCTGGGCGGTGAGGGAAGAGTCATCGATCTTGTCGCCTATGGAGCGGTTCTCTTCGGCAACCCCGGCCACGGTCATTTCATTCACGACGTCTTTAACTCCCTCGATATCCTTGACATATTCTGTTGTCAGCTCTCTTTGTGCCGGACTGGACGCCGCCCCTTTCAAGGTCACGATGCCGTCTTTGACGTCAACCTCGGTCCTGGCGCTGACGCTGCGATGGAAAAGGAGCGTCGATTTCACTTTGGCGACGAGCCATGCATCGGAGCCTTTAGCGGGATCGCTTTTGATCTTCAGCTGATTATCCACACTCTTGACGTTGGGAATTCCCGCAACGGTCTCCTGGGCTAACATTTTGTGCGATTCATTGAGAACCACCCCGGTCACGGTGACGGCGCCGTCTTTGGACTTGATTTTAATATCATCCTCTTGCAGGTAGGTTTTAAAGGTGTACGACTGCTTGGCCGTTGCTTCAATGTTGCTGTCCATTTTCGACGCCTGCACCGGGACACTGAACGCGACAAGTGTCGCCGCAGCCAGCATCATGCTTTTAGAAAATTTTACTTTCATGCCATCTTCTCCATTTATGTATTAGTTGTTTATGGAACTTACATTCTCACTATTTTTCAAATACCTTCTTGATCTGGCCGATCTTTCCCTGAACTTTGCCAGCGATCTTTTCATCGCTCCCCTCAGCAGCCAACGCCGGATTATCGGATAATTTTCCGGCAAGCTCCTTTGCTGTCCCCTTCAGTTCGTGAATCGCGCCTTCGACCTGGTCCTTGCTGCTTGCTTTCATGATCTTTCTCCTGATGACAAGGTGAATGGCTCTTTTCCGCCGAATTTCCCGGTTTTTTGAAAATTATCCCTATCGGATCGGACCGTGTCGATCGTCGATAAAGCGTTGCGGGTTTGCCAGATGCCGTCCTTGACAGCGGCCTTGTAAAGGGATTCGAGTTCCCTCCGGGTGTGTTCAATGATCTTTCCCGGCATTCCCGGCAGATAGCTGCCGGCATAAAGTAAATTTGCCCGGCTGAATTTTTTGCGGGCACCGCCAAGATCGTCAAGAGACACCAGGTTGAGACCATCGACAACAGTGCGGTAAAACTCAAAGACATCCAGATGGATCCCTTGTGGATCGATCCTGATTCCTTCCGGTCCGATAATGAGCGGATTGAAGCCCACTTCTTTGATCAAAAAATGGTGGAGTGGCCGGATAAAAAGCTCTTCCAACTGCCGCCGGCTGCTGCGGGTCTCCGGCACCCCGAAGAGCGAGCGGCAGATCCGGTCCCAGGTGAAGTAGAGATCCAGCGGCGAAATGAGGGAACAAAAGAGGACTTTTAAGCGTTCATCCTGCCAGTTTGCCGCCACCGTCTTGCCTTCGACGGAAATACGGAAACGACCCAGAGTCTGGATGTCCAACGCGTAAACAGGTTTATTCATGGGCCTCCCTGAAAATTGAGATCAACTCGGGTACAGCAAAAAGAACGCCGCTATTCATCTCTTGCCAAAAAGACAAAGTGCGACGAACGTGCCAGAGAAGAACCGCGAATCAGGGAAGTGCAACAGTCTGATTTTACAGGAGAAAAAGAGAAGTGAACCGAAATGAGAGAGGGAAGCCGTTGAAGCGAATCCGTCAGGTCTAACGTAACTGCCATATATGAAGGATGAAAGTAGAGGAAACTAACTCCTCCAAGCCTCGGGGAAGTCTTGAAGCTCCCCCTCCTTATTCAAGGAGGGGGCTGGGGGGTGGTCGACGTTTACTGCCGCACAATCCCGTATTTTCGCATCCGGGCGCGTAGCGTGCTGGCATTGAGGCCAAGAATCAGCGCGGCCCCGTTCTTCCCTTCGATCCGCCAGCCGGTCTTCTGGAGGACCTGGAGGATGTGGTCATGTTCCAAATCGATGAGAGCCTTGATCTCCTGACCACCCGGTTCTTCGCTCTTACCGAAGGTGTCGAAGCGGTCGAGGACCTGGAGGGAGCTCCCCTGGCTGATGATCACCGCGCGTTCGATAACACTTTCCAGCTCGCGCACGTTGCCGGGCCAGTGGTATTCCTCCAGGGTCCTCAGGGTCTCCTTGGAGACGGTCTCGATCTTCTTACCGATTTTAGCGTTAAATTTACTGACAAAATGGTTGACGAGGAGCGGGATGTCGTCCTTGCGCTGCCGCAACGGCGGCATGGTGATGGGGAAGACATTGAGACGGTAATAGAGGTCTTCCCGGAACCTGCCGTTCTTGACTTCTTCGGCGAGATTGCGGTTGGTAGCAGCGATAATCCGCACATCGGTCTTCAGGGTGCGGGGGCTGCCAAGGCGCTCAAACTCGCCATCCTGAATCACCCGCAGCAGTTTGGATTGCAGCTCCAGAGGCATCTCGCCGATTTCATCGAGAAAGATGGTGCCGCCATCGGCCAGTTCAAAACGTCCGATCTGCCGGGCATCCGAGCCGGTAAACGCTCCTCGTTCCCGGCCGAAGAGCTCGCTTTCGACGAGCGCCGCCGGCAGGGTCGTGCAGTTGACCGTGATCAGGGGCCGGGATTTGCGCGTGCTTCTGCTGTGGATGGCGCGGGCGACCACGCCCTTGCCGGTGCCGGTCTCGCCGAGGAGAAGTACGGTCGCATTCATCGGTGCGACCTGCTCGACCTGGGTAAAGACCCGCGCCAGAATGTTACTTTGGCCGATGATCTCGCCAAAGTTGTATTGCCTGGCCACCTCCTGCTCCAGATAAATATTCTCCGCTTCAAGCTGGTCCTTCAAGCGCTTGATCTCCGCGTAGGTCTCCAGAAGTGATCCTTCGGCCTTCTTGCGCTCGGCGATTTCCTGTGAGAGCTGTGCATTCGTCTGGCGGAGATCGCCGGTCCGTTCCTGCACCGTCTCTTCGAGCATCTTGTTGTAATCATCAAGCTTTTTGTGCAGGAGCCGCACTTCCAGCATGTTGTGGATACGCATCCTGACCTCCACCAGATCAAAGGGCTTACTGATGAAATCACGGGCCCCGGCTTGCAGGGCCCGGGTCTTGTGGCCGGGTTGCGCCGTGATCACCAGCACCGGCAGGTAGCTGTCCGTTTCGATACTTTTCAGTTCTTCCATCACCGCAAAGCCATCCATAACCGGCATCTGCAGGTCGAGCAGGATCAGGTCGTAGTGATTTTCCCGGTGCAGCGCGCAGACCTCCCGGGGTTGCGTCGTTGCGGTCACAGCGGTGTAGCCGGCGTCACGCAGTAATTCCGCCAGCAGTGTGACATTGTCCTCGCGATCGTCAACGATGAGAATGTTGGCGCTGAGAATATTGGCGCTGAGAATATTGGCGCTGAGAATATTGGCGCTGAGAATATTGGCGCTGAGAATATTGGCGCTGAGAATATTGGATTCCGGAATCTTCATATTTCTTCCTTTTTCGCTGCCAGGGCCGCTTTTGTCTTCGCGTACTTCAGGACCATATCGAGCGTCTCCATAAACTGGTTGACCTTGATCGGCTTAGTAAGATAGCGAAAAAAACCGGCCTCCAGACCTTTCTCGATATCGCTGGGGATAGCATTGGCACTGAGGGCCACGACCGGGATGTGCGCGGTGGAGGGATTGTCCTTCAGGATTAGCAGCGCTTCAATGCCGCTGATGCCAGGGAGATTGATGTCCATGAGGACAACATCCGGCAGAGAAGAGAGCGCCATCGCAATGCCGGTAACGCCGTCCTTGGCACTGAGCAGACGGATATCGCTGCGGCGCGCCAGGATGTCCTCGACCAGCATCAGATTCGCCGGGTTATCCTCGACATAAAGCACCGTGTAAAACTGCGTGTTCCCTTGAATTTGCGCCTGGGCGACTTTCGCTAATTCTGCCGCGCGGGCGGCGACCTGCGGTTCCGTCGTCTGTTTCAATTCGAGCCAGAAGACACTCCCTTCGCCGACGCTACTCTCGACGCCGATGATGCCATCCATCAATTCGACCAGCCGTTTGCAGACCACCAGGCCGATGCCGGTCCCTTGCTCACCGTGCGCTTCCTGGCCAAGACGATTAAAGGGCTGGAAGAGCTGGGAAATCTGTTCCGGCGCCAGCCCGGCGCCGGTGTCGCGGACGCTGATCCGAATCGCGTCCGGGGGGCTCAGGGTACAGGTCACAGTCACCGTTCCCCCCTCGGTGTTGTACTTGATGGCATTGGAAAGGAGATTGATGAGCAACTGCTTCACCCGGGTGCGGTCGGCACTGACAAAGTAAGGGGTGGCGAGACGGCCAAAGGTCACTTTGATACCGCACTGTTGCGCCTGCGATTCGACCATGACGGCGCATTCCTGCATGACTTCCTGCAGTGCGACCGGTTCCAGCGACAGCGACAGCTTGCCGGATTCGATGAGGGCGAGGTCGAGGATTTCGTTAATCAGCTCTAGCAGGTACCAGCCGGCCTTGAGGATCTGATCGACGCTTCGCTTCTGACTGGTGGTCGGCGGCGGCGTGCCGGACTCGAGGAGTTGGGCAAAACCGAGAATCGCGCCGAGGGGGGTGCGCAGCTCATGGCTCATGCTCGACAGGAAATCCGATTTTGCCAGATTGGCTTTTTCCGCTACCGATCGGGCGTTCTCCAGCTCGATGTTCTTTTCCTGCAGCACCTGGTCGAGGCGTTTGCGCTCGGTCACATCGCGGGCGGCGGCGAATACGCCGAGTACGTTGCCTTGCACATCCTTGTAGACCGAGGCGTTGTAGAGAACGTCGGTGAGATGACCGTCCTTATGTCGGATGGTGAGCGGGTAGTCGGTAACCGCGCCTTTGGAGAAGGCCTCCCGGTATCCCTCGCGCGCCTTTTCGGGCTCGGTGAAGTAGTCGGAAAAGTCGGTGCCGACAAGCTTCTGCCGTGGCACACCCGTTACCTTGATGGAGCCTTCGTTGATATCTGTGATCTTGCCTTCGGCGCTGATCGTGACGAGCGGGTCGAGCGAAGCCTCGATGAGGCTGCGCGCGTACTGTGAGGCCTGCTTGCGCACGGTGTTGTCGGTACCGATGAGGAGATAACCGATGATGGCCCCATGATCATCACGCAGGGCGGTGACCGAGACGACGGCCGGGAAGCGGCTGCCGTCCTTGCGGATATAGGTCAGCTCATAGATATCTTCGATGCCGCGCCAGGCCTTGAAGATCAGCGCCTCGAACCCCGGGGTGATCTCGGTGTCGAGCTCAAGGCTCAAGGCGACAGCGCGGGCGATCAATTCCTCGGGATCGGAAATGTCGGCCGGCGTGATCTTGTTCATCACCTCTTCGGCGCTATAGCCGAGCATCCGTTCGGCGCCGACATTGAAGATCTGGATGACCCCCTTGGAGTCGGTGGCGATGCTCGAAAAGTTGGCGCTGTTAAAAATCGCCCGCTGCAGAGCTCCTGCCGTTTTCGCCTGCAATTGCTCCTGTGTATAGCTGCGTAATTCTGCGGCGGCTCTTAACTGCTTGGTCTCTTTATCGTTGGCCATCGTCCCTCTATTCGCCCCGTAGTTTCGCTCTTCCCGCAATGACGGCATCTCCTCGCACGGGGTGACTGCAGTTCCCGGCGCGCCGCCTTCTTTTTCCGGAACAACAAGGGAATGTTCATGATCGCCCTGCGCCGGATTCTGTCGTTTTTTCATAAAGATAGATATACCAGCTTTTACCCTTAATGTACTAAGGGTATTCTGGCATCCCTCCAAAATACCCCGCAACATGTTGAGGTTCCACCGCATATTGCGGCCACGCAAACCACTCCCACCCCTTTTCCTCTCCCTCCTGCCAAGCCAACCCATCGTTCTTAAAGACTTAATTTTGCCTCAAATCTTCTTCACCGTGTTGGCAGGCTCCTTGCCTTATAGCTAGTCGAGATCATGATCATCTCATCCAGCCGCGAACAGAAAAGAAGGATTGAAGACAACGAAGGAGCAGGAAGGTTTTCCATAGCAAGGTTATGACAAAGGAGAGGGCCACGCAGTGCCGGGTCAGGAACTAACTAAACGTAATTTCACTGAGTTTTGAAGGAGGTCGTATGAAAAGATTTAAGATGAAGGCTTATTTACTATTAACGTTGATTTTGGGTGTCTTTATTCTGCCCGGATGCGGCGACGGTGGCAACGGCCATTGGGATAAACCGGCAGATTCAATCGGATTAGTTTCTATCGTAGTCTCGCCGGCAACGGCCACAATTCCAATGGATTTTTCTCTACCATTCACGGCGACCGCAACCTATGAAGATGGGTCATCACTCGACGTGACAGCGGCCTCGGTCTGGACTTCAGGCAACCCCGCCGTTGCGACCATCTCGCCGACCACCGGCGTTGCCCAGAGTATTTCCGCCGGCGCCGGAGTCGTCATTACTGCCACATTCGGCGGAATGACCGCACCCACATCCCTGCTGACCGTGACCAACGCAACTTTGACGTCGATTACAGTGACGCCTGACTTGGCTACAATAGCGTTGTCTGGCTCTCGGCAATTGACAGCGACGGCAAATTACAATGACATGTCAACCTACAACGTGACTGCCGCTCCCGGCACTGTCTGGACGGCCGCGAATTCCCCCATCGGCGGCGCTGCTGTTGCCACCCTCTCGGAGAACGGCGTCCGTGGTGCCGGCCGCGCTACCGGCGTGCTCGCAGGCACAGCGGAGATCACAGCCATTTATCTCACCCAGACTGACACCGCCATCCTGGAAGTCTCCGACTTGGTGCTGATAATCACCCCCGGCGATGTCTGCTCATTTGACTCGGGACCCACCATCCCCACGGCGACATTGTCCAACCCCACCAGTGGCAACCAGTTTGTGACGACCAGCACAAGCGGTGTTGTTAACAACGGGAAATCGATCACTGCCACCTTCAACCTGGAGATGGACCCCACGACGATCAATTCATCCTTGCCCGGTGCCTTGACTACGTTCACGGTCATGGAGACGGCAACCGCAACCAACTTGCGCGGGACCGTCACCATGGATAACACCAACAAGATTGCGACGTTTACAAGCTCCGCCGCACTCTTACCTAATGCTAATTATACCGCGTCGATTACGACTGACGCCATGAGTGCAGGCAGCCCGGGCACCGCCATCGCCTGCCCCTATCAATGGAATTTCAAGACCGCCGCCTCTGCCGCAGCAGGTATTGCACCGGTCAACCTTGGCCGGGCCGCGACCTTCGTAATAGCTTCGACAGCCGGAGTCGATAACGTCGGTGCGACCACGGTGAACGGTGATGTCGTGTTGGATCCGAATGCTGTCTGTAATGGTGTGACGGTCGGGAGTGCCGGACTTATCGGCGACTGCAACGGTATTGTTCCCGTCATCAACGGGACCGTTATCAGCCCCTTATATCCGGATGCCGGCGTCACTTCCGGTCAGATCATTGCCGATATGCGGGCAGCGTATATCTCCCTTTCTCCTGCCCAGATGTCGATCGGCGTCACCACTATACCGGATGGCACTGTGATGGGGGCCGGGGAAGGGACCGCGCTGGTACTGAACGACAACCTGTTCTTCCCGGGTATCTATAAAACCACCGCTGGCGGGATGCTGATAACGGGTGATCTCACCCTCGACGCTCAGGGCAACCCGGACGCGGTCTTCGTCTTCCAGTCTGATAGCTCAATTACGACGGCAGCCACTGGTCCCGCCGATCCCCACACCCGTATCCTTCTGGTCAATGGCGCCAAGGCATCCAACGTCTTTTGGTGGGTCGGTACTAATCAGGCGACAATGGGAACCTATACGATATTCCGCGGCAATATCCTCTCCTACAGCAGTATCACCATGGAAACCGGCGCAAGCTCCTGCGGCAGATTGTTTGCCGGGGCGTCTACAGATGGCGCCTTTACCTTTGGTGAGAATATCGTTTCCGTACCGGGACATCCTTCTGCCCCCGCTGGTTGCGAATAAGACATGAAGCAATAAAAAAAAGGGGGGGCAGACAGCTTGCCATCTCAGTCTGCCTCCTCTTTTACCCCCGACCAAAAGAGATTTTACAGCGAACCAGGTCATTTTAACGATATCAGGAGGTTTAGATGAAAAAGAAATTTTCCATGGCACCGCTCACCAAAAAGATGCTGTCGGTGTTGTTATCCGCGGTTTTTCTCCTGCCCCTGGCGGCGCAAGCCGAGATCAAGGCCGGCAGTGTTGAACTGAGTCCCTTTGTCGGTTACAACTTCTACGACAACCAACACAACATCAAAGACCGCCAGGTCTTTGGCGGCCGGATTGGCTACAACTTTACCAACCATTTCGGCCTCGAAGGGACCGGGGAATTCGCCAAAACACGGGTTGATGACAAAAACAAGCCATGGACCGAGCAGGGGCAGTTCACTGGTTCCGATGATGTGAAGATTATCTCTTACCATCTCGACCTCCTTTACCACTTTATGCCGGAAGAGAAATTCAACCCCTTCGTCACCGCCGGTTACGGGGCCTCCCACTATAATCCCGAGATCAACAGCAAGAACATGCGCCTGATGAATGTCGGCGTCGGTGCCAAATACTGGGTGGCGGAGAATATCGCCCTGCGGGTCGATCTCAGCGACAAGATGACCTTCGACGAACAGCTGCACAACCTTTCCGCTGCCGCCGGGGTGGTCTTTGCCTTTGGCGGAGAATCAGCCGTTGCTCCGGTGGAACGGCCGGCGGACAGCGATAATGATGGCGTCGCCGATAGCCGTGACAAATGCCCCAATACCCCGACCGACGTGGCCGTTGACACGGATGGCTGTCCCCTTGATGCCGATAAAGACGGCGTCCCTGATTATCTCGATAAATGCCCCGGTACCCCGGCGGGCGTTGCCGTTGACCAGAATGGCTGCCCCCTCGATAGCGACAAGGACGGCGTCGCCAATTCCCTGGATAAATGCCCGGACACCCCGGCTGGCGTTGTCGTCGACAAAGACGGCTGCCCGAAGAAGGTCGTGATCCTGGCCTCGGAGCCGAAAGTCGAAGAGAAGGTCAAAGTCGCCGCCGCCGAACCGGCAGAAGTCGTTGTTCTGGCTTTTGAGGACATCCACTTTGACTACAACCAGTCGACCCTGACCCCGGAAGCGAAGGTCATCCTGAAAAGAAATATTCAGATTTTGAGCGAAAACCCCAAGGCTCACATCCGCATTGCCGGCTATACCTCGGCGTCCGGCACGGAAAAGTACAACCAGACACTGAGTGAAAAAAGAGCGAATTCGATCAAAGAGTACCTGGTCAGTGAAGGCGTCATCAAAAAAGCTCGGCTGACCACGGTCGGCTATGGCGAAACCCAGCCGGCCGTTTATGAAGCGGCCCCCAAAGATCTTTACTCGAACGCCGCCAAAGCCAACATGCGCGTCCTCTTTGAAGTTGTCATCGAGGAGTAACCGTTAAGCCGCAACGTTTTCTATCGAGTTGCGTGACCGTAGAAAAAAGAGGACGCCCACAGCCGGTTATGGTTGCGGGCGTCCTCTTTTTGTCCTCAACAAAACTACCACATGTGACAGACTCTTTGCCCCAGGTGCGGATCTGTGACGGATTTGATACGGTCCTCTTGCACCCACTTTGATTTTTCTATAAAAATATCAGTTACTTATCTTTGGTTAGTCAAAAAAATACCCTTTGGCACGATAGATGTATTAATACTTAAGTGACAAACTAACCGGTTTGCCACTTATTCGGAAAAAAGGAGACACCATGCTTAAAAAATTAATTCTTCCTGTCCTGCTCATGACCGCTTCCACACTCACCTTCAGCGCCAATGAGGCTAACGCCGGTATTTCCGCGCAGATCAGTACGCCGAATGTCAGTGTCAACATCAACGGCTATCTGCCGGCCCCACCGGGAGTGGTGGTTCTGCTCGATTCCGGTCGGCCTTACTATGTTGAAAGAGAGCAGCGCATCTACATTAAAGAAAGACCAAAACACAATCATGGCAAAAAGAAACACCACAAGAAACACGACCATGGGCACGATCACGATTAGTAAAAGAGTGACTGGCAAA
Encoded proteins:
- a CDS encoding transport-associated protein — protein: MKVKFSKSMMLAAATLVAFSVPVQASKMDSNIEATAKQSYTFKTYLQEDDIKIKSKDGAVTVTGVVLNESHKMLAQETVAGIPNVKSVDNQLKIKSDPAKGSDAWLVAKVKSTLLFHRSVSARTEVDVKDGIVTLKGAASSPAQRELTTEYVKDIEGVKDVVNEMTVAGVAEENRSIGDKIDDSSLTAQVKMTLLYHRSTSALNTKVTTKDGVVTLQGKARNIAEMDLATKLANDVNGVKAVENRMIVE
- a CDS encoding CsbD family protein; this translates as MKASSKDQVEGAIHELKGTAKELAGKLSDNPALAAEGSDEKIAGKVQGKIGQIKKVFEK
- a CDS encoding Fis family transcriptional regulator, which codes for MKIPESNILSANILSANILSANILSANILSANILSANILIVDDREDNVTLLAELLRDAGYTAVTATTQPREVCALHRENHYDLILLDLQMPVMDGFAVMEELKSIETDSYLPVLVITAQPGHKTRALQAGARDFISKPFDLVEVRMRIHNMLEVRLLHKKLDDYNKMLEETVQERTGDLRQTNAQLSQEIAERKKAEGSLLETYAEIKRLKDQLEAENIYLEQEVARQYNFGEIIGQSNILARVFTQVEQVAPMNATVLLLGETGTGKGVVARAIHSRSTRKSRPLITVNCTTLPAALVESELFGRERGAFTGSDARQIGRFELADGGTIFLDEIGEMPLELQSKLLRVIQDGEFERLGSPRTLKTDVRIIAATNRNLAEEVKNGRFREDLYYRLNVFPITMPPLRQRKDDIPLLVNHFVSKFNAKIGKKIETVSKETLRTLEEYHWPGNVRELESVIERAVIISQGSSLQVLDRFDTFGKSEEPGGQEIKALIDLEHDHILQVLQKTGWRIEGKNGAALILGLNASTLRARMRKYGIVRQ
- a CDS encoding hybrid sensor histidine kinase/response regulator; protein product: MANDKETKQLRAAAELRSYTQEQLQAKTAGALQRAIFNSANFSSIATDSKGVIQIFNVGAERMLGYSAEEVMNKITPADISDPEELIARAVALSLELDTEITPGFEALIFKAWRGIEDIYELTYIRKDGSRFPAVVSVTALRDDHGAIIGYLLIGTDNTVRKQASQYARSLIEASLDPLVTISAEGKITDINEGSIKVTGVPRQKLVGTDFSDYFTEPEKAREGYREAFSKGAVTDYPLTIRHKDGHLTDVLYNASVYKDVQGNVLGVFAAARDVTERKRLDQVLQEKNIELENARSVAEKANLAKSDFLSSMSHELRTPLGAILGFAQLLESGTPPPTTSQKRSVDQILKAGWYLLELINEILDLALIESGKLSLSLEPVALQEVMQECAVMVESQAQQCGIKVTFGRLATPYFVSADRTRVKQLLINLLSNAIKYNTEGGTVTVTCTLSPPDAIRISVRDTGAGLAPEQISQLFQPFNRLGQEAHGEQGTGIGLVVCKRLVELMDGIIGVESSVGEGSVFWLELKQTTEPQVAARAAELAKVAQAQIQGNTQFYTVLYVEDNPANLMLVEDILARRSDIRLLSAKDGVTGIAMALSSLPDVVLMDINLPGISGIEALLILKDNPSTAHIPVVALSANAIPSDIEKGLEAGFFRYLTKPIKVNQFMETLDMVLKYAKTKAALAAKKEEI
- a CDS encoding outer membrane beta-barrel domain-containing protein yields the protein MKKKFSMAPLTKKMLSVLLSAVFLLPLAAQAEIKAGSVELSPFVGYNFYDNQHNIKDRQVFGGRIGYNFTNHFGLEGTGEFAKTRVDDKNKPWTEQGQFTGSDDVKIISYHLDLLYHFMPEEKFNPFVTAGYGASHYNPEINSKNMRLMNVGVGAKYWVAENIALRVDLSDKMTFDEQLHNLSAAAGVVFAFGGESAVAPVERPADSDNDGVADSRDKCPNTPTDVAVDTDGCPLDADKDGVPDYLDKCPGTPAGVAVDQNGCPLDSDKDGVANSLDKCPDTPAGVVVDKDGCPKKVVILASEPKVEEKVKVAAAEPAEVVVLAFEDIHFDYNQSTLTPEAKVILKRNIQILSENPKAHIRIAGYTSASGTEKYNQTLSEKRANSIKEYLVSEGVIKKARLTTVGYGETQPAVYEAAPKDLYSNAAKANMRVLFEVVIEE